From one Anopheles cruzii chromosome 3, idAnoCruzAS_RS32_06, whole genome shotgun sequence genomic stretch:
- the LOC128269920 gene encoding DNA repair endonuclease XPF — protein MSLENDGLDAELACSADQTDHKANMLAEEEEDKLITQQVNAEEFLASEGIALLEYEKRMFFDLLHMDALVVCAKGINYERVLLNLLKIFCDTSTLVLVVNCSESEERFYKAHLEHAEHIHETAKLSTERERTYLQGGIQFISTRILVVDLLKNRIPIELITGIFVVRAHEIVESCQEAFALRLYRQRNKVGFIKAFSRNVEAFTYGYGHVEKVMRNLFVKELLIWPRFHMTIQRSLKPHEPAVVEIQIPMTQSMIVLQTNLLDLMNYLVKSVKSLNRHVELQEVTVENCVTKKFHKILQAQLDTIWHQLSSQTKLIVADLKVLRSLMVSCLYGDAVSFYALVKRYRTKEYALSNSGWTIMEAAERIFTIAKERIFNSEDEFEPELSPKWKALQDVLRVDIPKDIKETSIKIRKIEERQKYLQQQVKILILCQDARDCYQLNQVLTQGPERHLFYQAMKNDITVSKLSENFKHISVEKNGAIFKVQSFEPLSKPKPSTSNAAAKSDAPAKGAFLRERIAKKRLEAAEELEARNAKEDEDALTAEDTETPQQSEMESELAGRATEDPDYQRYFRDSYILTMSQKPLDETDPDVSPFDISVLESGAFESFAEMENMDITTIVKDCNRPLVFIQTFRSESTGLGSLDRTLEHINPRYIVMYHTNVTAIRQIEVYEARQRRAEVARVRVFAVIYSKTVEEQSYLTSLRREKQAFELLIETKRTMVVPEYQDGKSEDTIMMLQKKQEISSRQAGGQEIKNPEEIVTPRVIVDMREFRSDLPCLIHRRGIDVVPLTITVGDYILTPEICVERKSISDLIGSLNSGRLYSQCVQMTRYYAKPILLIEFDQNKPFHFQRYFMVSGGGGGGGSSSSLGSSNEDIMAKLQLLTIHFPKLRLVWSPSPYATAQLFEELKQGKAEPNPDVAVKIGSDEAATDDGPEGTADGLLVNVDMQEFLMKLPGITSRNIGKVMRQCKSLRELTQKTEAQLEELLGGQALAKQLWEILHVAHKPTQPDPSGKMPWSKFKRGAGNRGRM, from the exons ATGAGCCTCGAGAACGATGGACTGGATGCGGAGCTGGCCTGTTCGGCGGATCAAACCGACCACAAAGCGAACATGTTGGCTGAGGAAGAAGAGGATAAGCTCATTACGCAGCAAGTGAACGCCGAAGAGTTCCTGGCATCGGAGGGTATCGCCCTGCTCGAGTACGAGAAGCGAATGTTCTTCGATCTGCTCCATATGGATGCTCTCGTCGTGTGTGCCAA AGGCATCAACTACGAACGCGTGTTGCTAAACCTGTTGAAGATATTCTGCGACACTTCCACGCTGGTCCTGGTGGTAAACTGTTCCGAGAGTGAGGAGCGATTTTACAAAGCCCACCTCGAGCATGCCGAACACATTCACGAAACGGCCAAGCTGTCTACCGAGCGCGAACGCACGTACCTACAGGGTGGGATCCAGTTTATCAGCACACGCATTTTGGTGGTCGATTTGCTAAAAAACCGCATCCCGATCGAACTGATAACCGGGATATTCGTGGTGCGGGCGCACGAGATAGTCGAGTCATGTCAGGAGGCTTTCGCCTTGCGACTTTACCGGCAACGGAATAAGGTCGGGTTCATCAAGGCGTTCTCGCGCAACGTAGAAGCGTTCACTTACGGGTATGGGCACGTGGAGAAAGTGATGCGCAATCTGTTCGTGAAGGAGCTACTGATATGGCCACGGTTCCACATGACCATACAGCGGTCACTGAAACCGCACGAACCGGCCGTTGTCGAGATACAGATTCCCATGACGCAGAGCATGATAGTGCTGCAGACGAATCTGCTGGACCTAATGAACTACCTGGTGAAGAGCGTCAAAAGCCTGAACCGCCACGTGGAACTGCAGGAGGTAACGGTGGAGAATTGCGTGACGAAAAAGTTCCACAAAATCCTCCAGGCACAACTGGACACCATTTGGCACCAGCTGAGCTCGCAGACGAAACTAATCGTGGCCGATTTGAAGGTTTTACGCAGCTTGATGGT GTCCTGTCTCTATGGGGATGCTGTGTCGTTTTATGCTTTAGTCAAGCGCTACCGCACGAAAGAGTACGCACTCAGTAATTCGGGATGGACAATCATGGAGGCCGCCGAAAGAATCTTCACCATTGCTAAGGAACGCATTTTCAACAGTGAGGATG AGTTCGAACCGGAACTGTCCCCCAAGTGGAAGGCACTGCAGGATGTGCTGCGTGTCGATATTCCCAAAGACATCAAGGAAACATCGATCAAAATTCGCAAGATAGAGGAACGGCAAAAGTATCTCCAACAGCAGGTGAAGATTCTAATCCTGTGTCAGGATGCCCGGGATTGCTATCAGCTGAACCAGGTGCTCACACAGGGCCCGGAGCGCCATCTGTTTTATCAAGCGATGAAAAACGATATCACGGTGTCGAAACTGTCGGAAAACTTTAAGCACATATCGGTCGAAAAGAATGGGGCCATCTTTAAGGTACAATCATTCGAGCCCCTTTCTAAACCGAAACCAAGTACGTCCAATGCCGCAGCCAAGAGCGATGCTCCCGCAAAGGGAGCATTTTTACGCGAAAGAATCGCAAAGAAGCGTCTCGAGGCGGCCGAAGAGCTTGAGGCGCGCAACGCCAAAGAAGACGAAGATGCACTGACCGCCGAAGATACGGAGACACCGCAACAGTCCGAAATGGAATCCGAGTTGGCCGGGCGCGCGACGGAAGATCCGGACTATCAGCGGTACTTTCGTGATTCGTACATTTTGACCATGTCGCAGAAACCGCTCGATGAAACCGACCCGGATGTGTCGCCGTTTGATATCAGTGTGCTGGAGAGCGGTGCGTTTGAATCTTTcgccgaaatggaaaacatggaCATTACGACCATTGTGAAGGATTGCAATCGGCCGCTGGTGTTCATTCAAACGTTTAGGAGTGAATCTACGGGACTGGGTTCGCTCGATCGGACACTGGAGCACATCAATCCGCGCTACATCGTCATGTACCACACGAACGTCACCGCTATCCGGCAGATCGAGGTGTACGAGGCCCGACAGCGGCGCGCAGAGGTGGCCCGCGTTCGTGTGTTCGCCGTCATCTACTCGAAAACGGTCGAGGAACAGTCCTATCTAACTTCGTTGCGGCGTGAGAAGCAAGCGTTTGAGTTGCtgatcgaaacgaaaagg ACAATGGTCGTGCCGGAATATCAGGATGGCAAATCGGAAGACACGATTATGATGCTGCAGAAGAAGCAGGAAATCTCGAGCCGACAAGCGGGTGGGCAGGAGATCAAAAATCCGGAAGAGATTGTCACACCCCGCGTTATCGTCGACATGCGAGAGTTTCGTTCCGATCTGCCGTGTCTCATTCACCGACGGGGTATCGATGTGGTTCCGTTAACCATCACG GTCGGTGATTACATTCTAACGCCGGAGATTTGCGTCGAGCGTAAATCGATTTCCGATCTGATCGGTTCGCTAAACTCGGGCCGCTTGTACAGCCAGTGCGTCCAGATGACCCGCTACTATGCCAAGCCGATTCTGCTGATCGAATTCGATCAGAACAAACCGTTTCACTTTCAGCGCTACTTTATggtgtccggtggcggcggcggcggtggttcctcgtcgtcgctcgGTTCGTCAAACGAGGACATTATGGCGAAGCTGCAGCTATTAACGATTCACTTTCCCAAGCTGCGGCTCGTCTGGTCGCCGAGTCCGTACGCGACGGCACAACTGTTCGAGGAGCTTAAGCAAGGCAAAGCCGAACCCAATCCGGATGTGGCGGTCAAGATCGGGTCCGATGAagcggccaccgacgacgggccGGAAGGAACGGCCGATGGGCTGCTGGTGAACGTCGATATGCAGGAGTTTCTGATGAAACTTCCGGGCATAACGTCGCGCAACATCGGTAAAGTTATGCGCCAGTGCAAAAGTTTGCGGGAATTGACGCAGAAAACGGAAGCCCAGCTGGAGGAACTGCTCGGCGGTCAGGCACTGGCAAAGCAGCTGTGGGAAATACTGCACGTTGCTCACAAACCGACCCAGCCGGATCCGAGCGGTAAGATGCCCTGGTCAAAGTTCAAGCGTGGTGCTGGAAACCGGGGCAGAATGTGA